Within the candidate division KSB1 bacterium genome, the region TTCTTGTTGCTGGGCTCTCCCCAACCAGAAACCAGCAACAAGCAACCAGCTACAAGAAGAGGAGTTTTCATGAGCATAAAAGCCGACCGGTGGATTAAACAAATGGCGCTCGAGCAGGGCATGATCGCGCCGTTCGAGGAAAAACAAGTCCGGCAAGGCGTCATCTCGTTTGGATTGTCTTCCTACGGCTATGACGTTCGCATCGCCGACGAATTTAAAATTTTTACGAACGTCTTCGGCGCCGTCGTCGATCCGAAAGGGTTCGATCCCAAATCCTTCGTCGATTTCAAGGGCGAGGTCTGCATCATTCCGCCGAATAGTTTTGCCCTGGGGCGGACGGTTGAATATTTTCGCATCCCGCGCCATGTCATGACCATTTGCGTCGGCAAATCCACGTACGCACGTTGCGGCATAATAACGAATGTTACGCCTTTAGAGCCAGGCTGGGAAGGCCACGTCACGCTGGAAATCTCCAACACCACGCCGCTGCCGGCCAAAATTTACGCCAACGAAGGCATCGCGCAAATTCTCTTTTTTGAAAGCGATGAACAATGCATGGTTTCGTACGCCGATAAAAAAGGCAAGTATCAGTCGCAGCAAGGCGTGACCTTGCCGAAAGTATAGTGTTGTAGTCATGCCTTTGCGCACACTCACATTGAGTCCCGCACGATTTTCCCCTGAAGGCCTGCGGCTTTAAGCCATGCCGGCAGGGGCCAAGATGAACGCTATCTCAACGAGAGAGAAACACACCAATGACAGCCAACGGCAAAGCCGATCTTCACACACACACGAGTCAATCCGATGGTTTGCTGCCCCCGGAAAAGGTGGTGCAACTCGCGGCGGAAGCCGAATTGCAGGCGGTTGCCATTACCGATCATGATGAGATCGGCGCGCTCGACGCCGCTGTTGCCGTTGGTCATCAACTCGGCCTTGAAGTCATTCCCGGCGTGGAGCTGAGTGTTGCTCATAATGGATACGATATTCACATTCTCGGCTATTTCATCGATTTTCATCATCCGCCCCTTTTGGAATTTCTCAGCTATTTTCAAAATGAGCGCGTTCGCCGCGTCCACCGCATTCTCGAAAAGCTGGCGGCGTTGGGTTTTCCGGTGCCGCTGGAAAAAGTTTTACGCAAAGCCGGCGCCGGCAGCATCGGCCGGCCACATGTTGCCGATGCCATGGTTGAAGAAGGGCACGTGCCTTCTTATTACGAAGCGTTCAACCGGTTCATTGCAGATGGCAAGCCGGCTTTTGTCCCCAAAGTTCGCATCTCCGTGGCGCAAGCTGTGGCGATGATTCACCAAGCCGGGGGATTGGCTTGCCTGGCGCATCCCGGCCAAAATTTAACCGAACCGACCGTGCTCGAGGTGATCCAAGCCGGCGTCGATGGGATTGAAGTGGTGCATCCGAAGCATTCGTTTTCGCAACGCGAACTTTATCGCCAGCTCGCCAGGACTTATGATCTGCTCGAAACCGGCGGCTCGGATTTTCACGGCGGCCGCAAAGATGACGAGAAGCTGGGGGAGTATGTGATTGAATACGAAAAGGTGGAAAAAATGAAAACGCGCAACGAAACAAGATTGCTTGCAATGAAAGAAGAACCGTAACAAAACTGATGGTGCGGCCTTTTTAGCTGCCGTTCTTTTTTCGTTGTAAAATTAAACAGTGAGTTGCAACATGGCATTGAATTGGAAAAAGTTGACGGTTGGCCCGTTTGCAATGAACACGTACCTTCTCTGGTGCAGCCGCACGCGTGCCGGCGTTCTGATCGATCCGGGAGATGAAGCCGATCTCATCCTGCAAACCGTCGCCGCGACGAAAGTCAAACCCGAGCGCATCGTGCTGACCCATGCGCACCTCGATCACGTCTGGCAGGCCAAGGTCGTCCAGGAAAATTTAAAACTACCGCTGTTCATGCACCGTGACGATGTGCCGATATTGGAGCGCCTGCCTTTTCAAGCGCAAATGTTCGGCTTGCCAAGCCCCGAGCCACCGCGCGTTGACGGCTATCTCGACGAAGGCGAGGAAGTGAGTTTTGGCGACGTCACGATGAAAATTCTGCACGCGCCGGGCCATTCGCCGGGGAGCATTGTTCTTTACGGCGACGACACCGCCGTTGTCGGGGATGTTCTTTTTCAGGGTTCCATCGGCCGCACGGATCTGCCGATGGGTTCATACGAAACACTGATGAATTCGATTCACCGGAAACTCTTGACGCTTCCCGATCGCGTGCGCGTTTTGCCGGGGCACGGCGAGGAGACGACAATCGGCATCGAGCGGCGGAGCAATCCGTTTTTGCAAATTTAAGGCAAAAAAGTTTCGGATACTGGTTGTCGTCTTTACCGAGCGAAATGACATAATTCGCATCATCAGCTCGAGGTTTGCAACGAAAAATGAAAGAAAGCAATATGAAGAAAAACACCGCGACCAGGACTGAAACGTGGGAAATGCGTAAAGAGTACGGTTTTTCCAATGTCCACCCCAAAAAATATGCTGAAGGCGCCAATATTGTTGTGATTGAACCGGACTTGGTCAAATTTTCCCTGACTCAGATAGTGTTAATTCTGCCCTTCGTGCTTTGGTCTCAATCTTTCCGAAATTGAAACCACGCGAAAAACCGAAACGAAATTTGGCGGCTTGAAATCAATTGTTGAGTAAATCTTGGAAACTGGCGAAAGAAGCACATGCTAACACTTGAAGATGTCAAGAAAAATTCCCTCGTTGACGCGTATATTGCGCGCGCAGATCAGTATTTGGAAGTGATCGGCTACACCGAGCATGGCCGCCGCCACGGCAGCATCGTGGCGAAATCGGCGCGCGGCATCCTGCTCGAGCTCGGTTTGCCGGCGCGCGAAGCCGAGCTGTCGGCCATTGCGGGTTATTTGCATGATATCGGCAACGTCTTCAACCGCGTCAATCACTCCTTCACCGGCGCGGTGTTGGCGCATACGCTGTTGCTTGGCATGGAAATGCCCCCGGACGAAATCACCCAAATCGTCGCGGCCATCGGCAGCCACGACGAAGCAAGCTGCGAGCCGGTCAGCAACGTTTCAGCCGGTTTGATCATCGCCGACAAATCGGACGTGCACCGCTCGCGTGTGCGCAATCCTGAAATGATCAAATTCGACATCCACGATCGCGTCAATTACGCGGTGGAAAACAGCAAGCTGAGCATTGACCGCGAGCAAAGAGCGATCACGTTGGATTTGACCATCGACACCAAAATTTCGCCGGTGGCGGAGTATTTTGAAATCTTTCTCTCACGCATGCTCTTCTGCCGCCGCGCCGCGAATTTTCTCAGTTGCGAGTTTAGTCTGGTGGCGAATGGCAGCCGGCTTTTGTAAAATCAGGTTGTTGTAAAACCTTGCTTGCACTTTCCGGCAATTGCGTTATATTTGCTTGATAATCGCCGCAGACGGTTGAACTATTTCTTGTCAAGAGATATGTCTAATTCGATAACACTTGCTTGCGCCTGCTGAAACCACCGCCTCGGTTGAGACTGAAGACGAGTTGGTCGCCGCACAGGAAATTCCTCTTGAGCAACGCACGGATGTGACGGTGGATGAGCTCGAAAAATTCCCTCTTCCTGCTCCTGCCGAACTTTATGGTGGAAAGGTGGTTTTTAAAATGGCAAGTTTTGCTCATGGCGTTATCGAACATAATATCGGGGCCGAAATTAGAAACTATTTGAAGACTAATCCCCTCGGCTTGCTTTCCGGCGACGCCAATTTCCGTTTGTGGCTGAATCACGCCCGAGAATCGCGCGCGCCGGATTTATCATTTATTTTAAAAGAGCGCCTTCCCGAAAATTTATTTCGTTATCCACCCATGGCGCCGGATCTGGCGATTGAGATCCTTTGGCCTGATGACAGGTTTATGCAAGTCATGGCTAAGGTGGATGAATATCTCTCGCAAGGTGTCAAAATTGTTTGGGTGATGATTGCCAGCACACGTGAAGTCTTGTTTTGTACGCCGCAGAGCACATACATCGTGCGCGACAAGTTAACCGCGCCGGGCTTGCTGCCGGGTTTTGAGCTGGAGGTGAAGGATATTTTTGTTGGGCTTTAAACCTTCATGATGATCATGAAGCGCTTGCGCGTGGGCGTGAAATTCGGCGACAGTGTGTTTTCTTGGCCACACTGAAAAGACAATTATTGGCGAATTCTGATGCGGTGAACTTCTACCAAGAACAACTTGCCATTGTAATGATTCATGTCTGGATGGCCGGCTCAATACTCGACCAGTCGTTTCATGAGTAATGGAATAATTTCCGGATGATTTCGCACTTGGAGGGCTATAATACCTTTGTACTTCCCCGGAGGGTAAGTGACAATATCCGAAAAATCGCCATTCAACGAAAGCATGATAGAATCAAGTTCTTGCGCTTTCGCGATGGCAATCTCATCTGTGGAATCTTGCGGAATATAATCTTTTAAGCGAAAGATATCATGACCTTCGACTCGAAGCGCTCTCATGATAAAGTTGGAGACGCAGTGATCGGCAAAGAACTCAAACTCATGGAACCGCGACCTCAAATTCGGCTAGCTCGCGCGCGTAATCCAAACAGGCAGCAATCTGTTCCTTGATCAGATCCGGGAATTCTTCGATAATTTCTTCAAAGGTTCTGCCCGCGGCTAAATATCCGAGGATTAGACTCACGGGAATTCTTGTCCCGTTGATGCGAGGCTTTCCCCGCAGCACATCGGGTGTGCTCGTGATATAAATTCTCCCATCCGGTGGGGTTTTGTACTTTTCCATCGTCAAATCTTTCATAAGTCATTGTTTTCCTACTCGGCAAAATAATCTTATCCGTATTTATAAATAAAAAAATGCGCTAAAACACAAGAGAAAATTGTAATGCTCTGCTAATGCTTCACCATTTCTGCTAAATCTCAAACTCCTGCCCCTGCTTCGGCGTGTGCACATTCCGAAATCCCAGGCTGCGAATGGCCTCCGCCAATGCCGTCATTGGCTCCAATTCACCATGCACCAAAAAGATGTGTTTGAGCTTGTCCGGATTTTGCCGGCGCACGAAATCCAGCAGTTCACTGCGGTCGGCGTGGGCGCTCATGCCGTCGAGCTTTCGTACTTCGCAGCGACGTTTGTAAAGCTCGCCGAAAATTTTCACTTCTTCAGCGCCATCAGCCAGGCGGCGGCCCAGCGTGTGCTCGGCCATGAAGCCAATGAGCAGCACGCAATGGCGCGAGTCGCCAATGTTGTTCTTGAGATGGTGCAAAACTCTTCCGGTTTCTGCCATGCCCGAGGCGGAAATGATCATGCACGATTCTTTGAGGTCGTTGAGCTTCTTCGAGTCTTCAATATCACGAATATATTTCAAGCGTTTGAAGCCAAAGGGGTCTTGGCCGTCATCGATGAACAGGCGGTGCGTCTCGCGGTCGAAACACTCCGGATGCATGCGGTAGACGCCCGTGGTCTCGACAGAAAGCGGGCTGTCCACGTAAATCGGCAGGTCGGGAATGCGGTTTTGATCCCAGAGTTTGTGCAGATAATAAACCAGCGCCTGGGTTCGTCCGATGGAAAAGGCCGGCACGATGATCTTGCCGCCGCGATTGTGAACGGCGTTGGCAATGGTCGCCAGCTCCCCGGCGAGGTTTTCAATATCCGCATGCTCGCGATTGCCGTACGTACTTTCCATAATCAGCACGTCGAGATCAGTTAAATAATCGGGGTCGTGGATGATCGGCATGTTGTTCCGGCCGATATCGCCGGAAAAACCGAAACGCCGCGTTTTCCCTTTTTCTTCAATCTCCAACAACACGCCCGCCGAGCCGAGAATGTGTCCGGCATCTTGAAACGTAACCTGCACACCGGAAGCAAGAGTGAAAGGCCGTAGATATTGCAGGCCGACGAATTGCCGCATCGCCGTTTCGACGTCTTCGAGCGTATAAAGCGGCTCGATTTTCTCGCCGCGTTTTTTATGCAGCCATTCGGCGTCTTTCTCCTGAATGTGCGCCGAGTCGCGCAGCATGAGGTTGCAAAGATCGACTGTCGCGCGCGTCGAAAAAATATCCCCCCCAAAGCCGCGTTTCACCAGGGTGGGAATATTGCCGGAATGATCGATGTGCGCGTGCGAGAGTATGAGCTTGTCGAGTTCGACGGGAATGAATTCAAAAGTTTCGTTTTTGCGACGGCTCTCAGCGCGCCGGCCTTGAAACATGCCGCAGTCCAGCAGAATTTTTTTGCCGTTGACGGACAGAAGATGCTGCGATCCCGTCACCTCTTGCGCCGCGCCACAGAAGCGGATTTTCATGGTTGTTCTCGTGGTTAAATAAAATCGTGATATGATAATTGAGAATCAAAATAATGAATTTGCCGCCCAATGTCAACAACCTATTGCGCCGAAGCC harbors:
- the dcd gene encoding dCTP deaminase; this translates as MSIKADRWIKQMALEQGMIAPFEEKQVRQGVISFGLSSYGYDVRIADEFKIFTNVFGAVVDPKGFDPKSFVDFKGEVCIIPPNSFALGRTVEYFRIPRHVMTICVGKSTYARCGIITNVTPLEPGWEGHVTLEISNTTPLPAKIYANEGIAQILFFESDEQCMVSYADKKGKYQSQQGVTLPKV
- a CDS encoding PHP domain-containing protein, producing MTANGKADLHTHTSQSDGLLPPEKVVQLAAEAELQAVAITDHDEIGALDAAVAVGHQLGLEVIPGVELSVAHNGYDIHILGYFIDFHHPPLLEFLSYFQNERVRRVHRILEKLAALGFPVPLEKVLRKAGAGSIGRPHVADAMVEEGHVPSYYEAFNRFIADGKPAFVPKVRISVAQAVAMIHQAGGLACLAHPGQNLTEPTVLEVIQAGVDGIEVVHPKHSFSQRELYRQLARTYDLLETGGSDFHGGRKDDEKLGEYVIEYEKVEKMKTRNETRLLAMKEEP
- a CDS encoding MBL fold metallo-hydrolase — its product is MALNWKKLTVGPFAMNTYLLWCSRTRAGVLIDPGDEADLILQTVAATKVKPERIVLTHAHLDHVWQAKVVQENLKLPLFMHRDDVPILERLPFQAQMFGLPSPEPPRVDGYLDEGEEVSFGDVTMKILHAPGHSPGSIVLYGDDTAVVGDVLFQGSIGRTDLPMGSYETLMNSIHRKLLTLPDRVRVLPGHGEETTIGIERRSNPFLQI
- a CDS encoding HD domain-containing protein; the protein is MLTLEDVKKNSLVDAYIARADQYLEVIGYTEHGRRHGSIVAKSARGILLELGLPAREAELSAIAGYLHDIGNVFNRVNHSFTGAVLAHTLLLGMEMPPDEITQIVAAIGSHDEASCEPVSNVSAGLIIADKSDVHRSRVRNPEMIKFDIHDRVNYAVENSKLSIDREQRAITLDLTIDTKISPVAEYFEIFLSRMLFCRRAANFLSCEFSLVANGSRLL
- a CDS encoding Uma2 family endonuclease, encoding MDELEKFPLPAPAELYGGKVVFKMASFAHGVIEHNIGAEIRNYLKTNPLGLLSGDANFRLWLNHARESRAPDLSFILKERLPENLFRYPPMAPDLAIEILWPDDRFMQVMAKVDEYLSQGVKIVWVMIASTREVLFCTPQSTYIVRDKLTAPGLLPGFELEVKDIFVGL
- a CDS encoding DUF5615 family PIN-like protein, with the protein product MRSRFHEFEFFADHCVSNFIMRALRVEGHDIFRLKDYIPQDSTDEIAIAKAQELDSIMLSLNGDFSDIVTYPPGKYKGIIALQVRNHPEIIPLLMKRLVEY
- a CDS encoding DUF433 domain-containing protein; this translates as MKDLTMEKYKTPPDGRIYITSTPDVLRGKPRINGTRIPVSLILGYLAAGRTFEEIIEEFPDLIKEQIAACLDYARELAEFEVAVP
- a CDS encoding MBL fold metallo-hydrolase, with the translated sequence MKIRFCGAAQEVTGSQHLLSVNGKKILLDCGMFQGRRAESRRKNETFEFIPVELDKLILSHAHIDHSGNIPTLVKRGFGGDIFSTRATVDLCNLMLRDSAHIQEKDAEWLHKKRGEKIEPLYTLEDVETAMRQFVGLQYLRPFTLASGVQVTFQDAGHILGSAGVLLEIEEKGKTRRFGFSGDIGRNNMPIIHDPDYLTDLDVLIMESTYGNREHADIENLAGELATIANAVHNRGGKIIVPAFSIGRTQALVYYLHKLWDQNRIPDLPIYVDSPLSVETTGVYRMHPECFDRETHRLFIDDGQDPFGFKRLKYIRDIEDSKKLNDLKESCMIISASGMAETGRVLHHLKNNIGDSRHCVLLIGFMAEHTLGRRLADGAEEVKIFGELYKRRCEVRKLDGMSAHADRSELLDFVRRQNPDKLKHIFLVHGELEPMTALAEAIRSLGFRNVHTPKQGQEFEI